Part of the Desulfobaccales bacterium genome is shown below.
CTCCGATGACGGCCGGCCGGTGATGAACTCCCTGGTGATGCGCCGGGCCCTGGAGTATGCCCGCACCTTTGACCTGCCGGTCATCTCCCATGCCGAGGACCTGGAGCTGAGGGCCGACGGGGTGATGCACGAAGGCGAGGTGGCCCACCGCCTGGGGCTGAAGGGCATTCCCGCCGCCGCCGAGGAGGTCATGGTCTACCGGGACATCCGCCTGGCACGGCTGGCCGGGGCCCGCCTGCACCTGGCGCATTTAAGCACCGCCGGCAGCGCGGCCATCGTGCGGGAGGCCAAGATGGCCGGGCTGGCCGTCACCTGCGAGACCGCGCCCCATTATTTCACCCTCACCGACGAGGCGGTGGCCGGCCAGGGCCCGGAGGCTCTGGTGCGCCCCGTCTTTGACACCCACGCCAAGGTGAACCCGCCCTTACGGAGCCGCTTTGACCGGGAGGCTATCCTCGCCGGGCTGGCCGACGGCACCATTGACGTCATCGCCTCGGACCACGCCCCCCACAGCGTGCTGGAGAAGGACGTGGAGTTCAATGCCGCGGCCTTCGGCCTCATCGGCCTGGAGACCTCCCTGGGCCTGAGCCTGAGGCTGGTGCATGAGGGAGTGATTTCCTTAAGCCGCCTGGTGGCCCTCATGTCCACCAATCCGGCCCGCATCCTGGGCCTGCCGGGGGGCACTCTGGCCGTGGGCGCGCCCGGGGACGTGACGATCATTGACCTCTACCGCCCCTGGACGGTGGACGTGAATCTCTTCGCCTCCAAATCCCGCAACTGCCCCTTCCACGGCTGGCTCCTCAAAGGCAAGGCGGTGACGACCATCCTGGGGGGCGAGGTGGTGTGGCAGGAGGAGTGAGGCGGTAATCGCTCCCATGAAGGGGGTTGGGAGGGGTGTCTGAGGGGAGGCGGGGGAGCCACCGCTCCCCCGGCCTCCCCTCAGAAATATTCCTTTGGAGAACATATAGGTGAACTATGCCGAGTACCGTGTATTTCATGGATCTGAGGGCCTCCCTGAAGGAGACCAATTTTCAGAAGTTCGGCAAGCTGCTCAAGGCCCTGGAGGTCAAGCGCATCATCCAGCGCAAGAAGAAGCGGCCCTTGATTGCGGTGAAGCTCCACTTCGGCGAGAAGGGCAACACCAGCTACATCCGCCCCAATTTCGTGCGCCTGGTGGTGGATGAGCTGTGGGCCGGCGGCGCCAACCCCTTCCTCACCGACTCCAACACCTTATACATCGGCACCCGCCTGGAGGCGGTGAGCCACCTCACCACCGCCATCGAAAACGGCTTTGCCTATGCCGTCACCCGGGCCCCCATCATCATCGCCGACGGGCTCACCGGCAAATCCGAGGTGGAGGTGGAGATCAACCAGGAGCAGTTCCGCACCGTGTTCATCGCCGAGGCCATCCATGAAGCCGAGGGCCTGGTGGCATTGAGCCACTTCAAGCTGCATGAGATGGCGGGCTTCGGGGGGGCGCTCAAGAACCTGGCCATGGGCGGCGCCTCCCGCAAGGGCAAGCTGGCTCAGCACAGCAACATCGCCCCGGTGGTGACGGAGAAGAAATGCACCGGCTGCGGGGAATGTGTGGTCCACTGCGCCGCCGAGGCCATACATATCAACCCGGAGACGGAAAAGGCGGTCATTGATCCGGCCAAGTGCGTGGGCTGCGCCGAGTGCATTTCGGTCTGCCCCTACGGCAACATCCAGATCCAGTGGAACGAAGCCATCCCGGTGTTCCTGAAGAAGCTGGTGGAGTATGCCTACGGGGTGCTCCTGAACAAAAAAGACCGGGCCCTGTTCATCAACTTCATCACCCAGGTCTCCCCGGCCTGCGACTGCTACGGCTTCAACGACTTCCCGGTGGTGAGCGACATCGGCATTCTGGCCTCCCATGACCCGGTGGCCATCGACCAGGCCAGCGCCGATCTGGTCATCCAGGCGCCGGGGCTGCCGGGCGGCCAGCTCAAGGACCTGAGCCCCGGGAGCGACAAATTCCGGGACATCTACCCCCAGATCGACTGGCCCCTGCAACTGGAATACGCCGAAAAATTGGGCCTGGGCACCCGGGAGTACGAATTGGTGAAGGTGTGAATTGGGGGAGGGGGCTAAGGGCCACAGGCCCTTACCCCCTCCCCCAAGCCCCCACCCCCAATCCCATATGGGGTTGGGAGGGGGGCGTGGGGGGAGGGCAGGGGACGGTGTTCCCTGGCCCTCCCCCCACCCCAAGGAGGATTCCATGCAGCCCATCGGGCCGCTGATGGCGGAGCATCGGTTGATTGAGCGCCTGGTGCAGCTTCTGGCCCAGGAGCTGGAACGCCTGAAGAGCAATGTGGCGGTGGACCCGGAATTCGCCTTTGTGGACCCGGTCTTCATTGACATGGCGGTGGATTTTTTCCGCACCTATGCCGACCGCTGCCATCACGGCAAGGAGGAGGACCTCCTCTTTGCCGAGCTGGCGAAAAAGGCGCTCACTCCGGAGCATCGCCGCCTGTTGGAGGAGCTCACCCAGGAGCATGTCCGGGCCCGGGAGCTCACTCGGGGGCTCCTGGAGGCCAAAAAAGCCCACCTGCGCCAGGAGCCCGGCGCCCTGGAGCGGATTCTGGAGCACCTGGAGGCCCTGGTGGCGCTCTATCCCCGGCACATCACCGCCGAGGACCGGGACTTTTTTCCGGCGGCCATGGAGTATTTCAGCCCGGCGGAGAAGGAGTCGCTGCTCTCCCGCATGGCGGAGTTCGACCGGCAATTGATCCATGAAAAATACCGGGGCATTGTTGAGGCCTATGAAAGCCGCCGGGCCTGCCAGCTCTGAGAGCCGGCCTTGACAAGAATGCCCGGGATGGTGAGCATAATTTCAAAGTCCATCACGGATCCGGGGGAAAGTCCATGAACGAGGAGCTCAAGACCCTCATCGAGCAGGCCATCGCCCAGGAGGAGCTGTCCCACGATTTCTACCGGCGCATGGCTGAGCTGGTCACCCACCAGGACACCAAGGACACCTTCCTCTATCTGGCCAAAGAGGAGATCGAGCACAAGCACTTCCTGGAGCAGTGCCTCACCCCCCAGGGCTGTCCTTTGGCCGGTCATCCCCAGGACACCAAGCTGGCGGAATACATGCAGGCCCCGCTGATCACCCCGGAGATGACCCCCAAGGAGGCCCTGCTGGTGGCCATGAAGCGGGAGGAGGCCTCCTACAACTTCTACCGGCACCTGGCCAGCCTGCAGCCGCCGGGGGAGGCCAAGGCCTTCTTGGAGAAAATGGCCCAGGTGGAGCTGGGGCACAAGGAGAAGGTGGAATACCTTTACGACAACGTCGCCTTCCCTGAGGTCTGGTAGCCGCGGGGGATGGGGCGGGGCTTTTTCATCGTCCTGGAGGGGATAGACGGCAGCGGCAAAACCACCCAGGCTTGGTTGCTGGCGGAGGCCCTGCGTCTCAAGGGCTATGAGGTGGTCCTGACCCGGGAGCCCTCCGACGGCCCCTTGGGGAGGTGGCTCCGGCGCTATCTGGCGGCCAGCCCGCGGCGCCTGAGCCCGGAGCTGGAGCTGGCCTGGTTCCTGGCAGACCGCTGCGAACATGTGGCAAACCTCATCCGGCCCGCCCTGGAGCAGGGGAAGATCGTCATCAGTGACCGCTATTATTACTCCTCCGCCGCCTACCAGGGGGCCCGGGGGCTGGATCCCGAGGCTATCATCGTTCTCAACGAAGCCTTCGCCCCTCGGCCGGACCTGGTCTTTCTTCTGGAGCTGCCGGTGGCCGAGGCTTTGAGGAGACGGCAGCAGTCGGCAGGCGTGCGCCAGCTCAGTGAGGCCCGGGAGTATCTGGAGCGGGTGCAGGCTTGCTACGAGCGATTTCAGGGGCCGCACTTGGTCCGCCTTAATGCCGCCCTGCCCCTGCAAGTGCTGCATTGCCACGTGATGTCCCTTAGCCTGACGGCTCTGGAGCGGGCCGGGGTCTCCCCTGTGGCTGGGACTTGGGAGGAATCCCCATGAGCATGTGGTTTTTCGATGACTTTCCGGACCTGGCGGATTACCAGGCCCTGCGCAAAGAGATGCGGGCCCTGGAGCGGGAATACCTGGAGGTGCGCCAGCTTTTGGCCCAGGCGGAGGAGGACCTGCGGGAGAAGCCTGGCGATGTCTATCTCACCGCCCGGGTGGCTTACTATGCCAAGCGCCGGAGGGGTCTGGAGGCCCTGGCGCCACGCCTGGCGGACGAGTATCCCCTGGAGGTGGCGCTGTTTCTGCCGCCCCACGGCTGAGGGCCGGCACCGGAGCAAGGCCAGGAGAAAGAGGGCCATAAAGCTGAGGAGCGGGAGTCGTTGGCTTCTTATAGATTTCCTGGGTCAGAGGCCTGCACCTCCGGATTTCCCCACCTGAGCGGTAACCGGGTTAGGGGAAAGGGCGTGGAGAGGTGTAGGGTCTTTGGCCCTACCCCCTAATTCGCCAGCCATCCCATCACTCCCGAGGCAACCGGACTTGGCCGGATCTCCCCGCGTCCCCGGGCGAGGCCCAGATGAAATTCGTGGCCCGCCTTGACAAGGCCGGGCCTTGAGGTTAGAAATTAACGGTACGGGCCGTTAACTCAGCTGGTAGAGTATCTGCCTTTTAAGCAGAGAGTCGTTGGTTCGAATCCAACACGGCCCACCACCGCCGGGTTGGGGGGCAAGGAGAGACCCCTGAGAGGCCACGCACCGAATGACCTGCCGGGGTAAGACACCCCGGGCAGCGGGCGACAAAGCGCCTGGCGGCAGCACGTCCGACACACCCACGCGTCCCCATCGTCTAGCCTGGTCCAGGACACCGGCCTTTCACGCCGGCAACCGGGGTTCAAATCCCCGTGGGGACGCCATTAATTTCAGGGGCTTAGAAAGCTCTTTCCACTTTATTCCTTTTTTTCCAACCCTATTTCCAACCTGAATTTATTTTCCTCCAGGAAAGGCTGCGGCAGAGCAAGTCGGCAGGGCCAAGGCCTGGCCTATTTCTCGCCAAGGCCAGGTGCATCAAAAAGGCCATGGAAAGGGGCGGGAATTCCCCCTGGGTCCGGGCGGAGATGTGGCACACTCTTCTAAGGGACACCTCTCAATCATGTAGAGGCAATGATCCTGCCCCTGGGGGTTTTCTTGCCTGAGGGGCATGAAGGCGGGGTTCCTTGGCGGCATCGTTTTCCAACCCATGAAAGCGGTCAGGGATGCCGGGTCTCGGAAAGCGGCAGCAAATTTCGTCTCCTCCTGCCTCCTAAAACCGGGGTCAGAGGTTCAAGGATGCCCTCGAAATTCAACTTCCTCCCTAAAATCGAAAGGATAAATGCTCATGTAACCGCCCACATCGTCCACATCGTCCAGGCCCGCATGAATGAGGACTTTCCGGGCGGACGGTCTGAGATCAGGGATCGCCCAGCCACCCGTCTATAGTCCGAGCTTCGAGTGCAAGGAAAGGGTGGATTGTCTATATGTGTTTAAGCAATCCTGCGAGGCACCTCCCCCGCACCCCTGCTTACGGTCTTCCTTTGAGGGTCGGTAAGAAGTCTGAGTTTGACCTGCCCGCTCAACTTCAGACCCAATTCAAGATCGCCTATTTTCCAATTGAGGGCCGCGAAAAAGCAAAACCGGGGGATGGCACCCCTCCCCCCGGGTTAATTATGACGGGTAGGGAAATTTTGCAAAATTCGTTTTTCCGGGGGAAAGGGGCGGAGGGAACCAGGGGATTCTTGGTGCCCGGTGGGCTAGGCATCCATTTGCCACCTCGGAGGAATTTCACAGGCTGGGTAGGTGCCATGGCCCTGGGTTCCCTATGGGCCAAGTTTCCCTTACAGGCAGGGGGCAGGGCGCTTCATGGAGCGCCACCTCGGCGGAGTTTTCCTCCCAGACAGGGGTGAGGGGCTCTCCGTCCCCACTATCACCACCGCGATCAGAGTTCTTTTCCTGATTGACTTTAGTGGGACCTCGGAGCCTCCAATGAGGGTTCGGATAAATCCTCCCCGCCAGCCAAGCTCTCCTTGAAGGCAAGAGAATGACCGTGGGTATGGCCTATGGGGGGAACAGGATGATGGGCTTCTCCCCCTCATTTCCCCGCCCATTCCCTCCACCTAGGCCGTGTCCCAGACATCCAGGAGAGGGGGGCTTGGGAGAAGTCCCCCCCTCTCGACTCTGCCCTTATATTCGGGCAAGAGTTCCCGGAGAACATCAGCTTCCAGGCCACCTGCCGGAGAATGCCCGGTCCTCTGACAAATCATCGGTCCGACGGTTTCCGGTTGCACGGTATGATGAACCAAGATGCCATTTTATGCTTGACAATATGACAGTAGATGCTATATTATGAGCAATCATGGCCGAAAGGGAATACAGCATCGGGGAGCTGGCCGCGCAGGCCAAGGTGAGCCGACGCACGGTGAGGTTCTATGTGGCCCTGGGGCTCATCTCGCCGCCCACCGGGCGGGGCCGGGGCCGCCATTACACCGACCGGCATCTGGAGGAGATCCTGGCCATCCGCACCCTGCAGGATAGGGGGTTATCCTTGGCGGAGATCCAGGCCCGCAAAGAGACCGAGGGCCTGACGGCCCTCCTGGCCGCCACCGGCCCGCCGGAGTTGCGCCCCGAGCTCTTTACCAAGATCGGGCTTGCCCCCGGGGTGTGGCTGGAGTTTTGCCATGAGACCGCGGCCTTGACGCCGGGGGAGATGCTGGAGCTTGCCCGCCGCTGTCGGGAGATCATCACCAGCCAGGGGAGGAAATAGCCTATGGGAGAGATGGCTGCTGCCGGTTTGGCCACCGCCGCCGGGGAACCGGTGCCGCTTCGGGGGGTCGCCATTCATGTGGCCGGACGGGGGCCCGCCGCCCGAGTCACCGTGGCGCAAAGCTACGTGAACGACGAGGCCCAACCCGTGGAAGCGGTCTATACCTTCCCGCTGCCGGAGGAGGCGGCGGTGGCCGGTTTTCAGGTGGAGATCCACGGCCAGGTGCTTACGGGCCGGGTGGAGGAGCGGGAAAAATGTGTGGAGGACTATGACGCCGCCCTCTCCCGGGGAGCCGGGGCCTTCATGCTGGACCAGGACCGCCCCAATGTCTTCACCGCCTACGTGGGGAACCTGAAGCCCCAGGAGGAGGTGGTGCTGCGCCTCACTTATGTCACGCCCCTGACCTGGGGGCCGGAGGGCCTGCGGGTGGCGGTCCCTACGGTGGTCTCGCCCCGCTATCTCCCCCCCGAGCACGTGCGCACCCTGGACCCGGCGGAGCTCTTCCACCTCACCCCACCGGCGGTGCTGGGGCCTTTGCCCTATGGCTTCACCCTCACCCTGGATCTCACCCTCCCCGGCCGGGTGGCGGCGGTAGAGTGCCCCTCCCACCCCTTCCGCTTTGAGCTGGCCGACGGTCACCTGAAAGGCGCGGTGGCCGGGGTGGCCCGCATGGACCAGGATTTTGTCCTGCAGGTGCGGGTGGAGGGCGGCCACGAGCCCTTTTGCCTGGCGGCCCGGGAGCCCGACGGCGCCACGGTGCTTATGGTGGGGCTCAACCCGGAGTTTCCGAAGTCCAACCCCCGGTCACCTCTGGAGGTCATCTTCCTGGTGGACTGCTCCGGCTCCATGGCGGGGGAAAGCGCCGCCCAGGCCCGCAACGCCCTAGACCTGTGCCTTCGGGCCCTGGAGCTGGGCGACACCTTTAACATCATTGCCTTCGGTTCAGATTATCAGGCGCTCTTTCCTGAGGCCCGGCCCTTTGGCGAAGACACCCTGGCCCAGGCGAACCGCCTGGTGCCCACCCTGGACGGCCACCTGGGCGGGACGGAAGTCTTGGCCCCGCTCCAGGCCGTGCTGGCGCAGCCGCCCGCGCCCGGGCGCCTGCGGGAGATCATTCTCCTTACCGACGGCCAGGTGGGCAACGAGGCGGAGATCCTGACCCTGGCCAAGCGGCACCGGGGGCAGGCGGCCATCTACCCCGTGGGCCTGGGCCGGGGTCCCAACGCCCACTTCATCCGCTCCCTGGCCCGGGTCTCCGGCGGGGTGGCCACCCTGGTGCATCCCGGGGAGCGCCTGGAGCCAGTGATGGTGCGCCTGCTGGAAAAGCTCGCCACCCCGGCCCTCAACCCCGTGGAGGTGGACTGGGACGGCCTGACCCCGGAACTCCAGACCCCGCAGAACCTGCCGCCCCTCCATCAGGGGGAGCCGCTCCTGGTCCTGGCGCGCTTTGCCGGCCCCGCCCCCGGGCGGGTCACGGTCCGGGCGGGAGGCCACACCTGGGAGCTGATGCCTGCTGCCGCCGGGGAGGATGACGTTTTGTCCCTGCTCCTGGCCCGGGAGGCCCTCCGGGAGCTGGAGGACCGCCTCCTGGGCGGCCGCTGGGCCTTGTCTCCCCAAGAGGAACGGGAGCTCAAGGCGCAGATCCTCTCCTTGTCCCGGCGCTATGGCCTCCTCTCCTCCCTTACCAGCTTCCTGGTGGTGGCCGAGCGCCCCGGCGAGGAGGCGGGCGACATCGTCATGAGGCGCATCCCGGTGGCCCTGACCCAGGGCTGGGGCGGCCGGGAGTGGGTAAGCAGATCCACCGTCAAGAAGCCTCGCATAGTTTATTGCAAGTTATTAGACGTTTCCGAAAAACCTTCAGCTTTTTATGAGTTCTCCCACATCCCGGTGAGAGAGAAAAAATTACCTACCGGGGTGGATCAGGACGAACAGGACTTCCGGTGCCTCATCCGGGCCCAGCGGGTCTCCGGCTTCTGGCAATTGCCCCCGTGGCTGGCCCAGCTGGCCGGCATCAGCATCAATAAGGTGCGGAAACTGGCCCGCCAGCTTCCCCTGCCCCGGGAAGAGGCGGAGCAGCTGCTGGCCACCCTCCTGGCCTGGTATCTCCTGCACACCCGCTTTCAGAAGTGGCAGGCGGAATGGGCCTTGGTGGCCGCCAAGGCGGAACGCTGGCTTGAAAGGCACAATCTCACGCCGCCTCCCCCGGGCTCCGAGGTCCTCCCCTGGCTTATAGAGGCCCTAGCAGGCTTGCTTTCCTTTTCAGTTCAGTAAACCGGCGGGGAGGACGGCACGCATGGGAAACTCGATAAAAGAAAAAATTGAGATGGTTTTGGAAAAACGAGCCCAGGTCTACCGGGTTGACCCGGACCGCATTGTCCAGGATGCCCGAGGGGCGCGACGGGCCGCCCAGGACTACCGGGGCCGCTGGCTGCTGGAACTCCTCCAGAACTGCGAGGACGCCCAGAGCCCCCTGGTGCGCCTGGTGGCCCGCAATAACACCATTTATGTGGCGGACCGGGGCACAGGATTTGTTGCCACCGCCGTGGAGGCCATCAGCGGCTCCGATTTTTCTGATAAACCTGAAGGCACTATTGGCCGCAAAGGGGTGGGCTTCAAGGCAGTATTCGAAATCACCGACAACCCTCAGATTTTTTCGAAAAATAACGACGGGTTGGAGTTCAATCCCCAAAAGGCGAGGGAATGGCTGGAGGCCAGAGATTTTCCTGCCAACGAGGAAATTCCCTTTCAGTGGCTCCCTTTCTCCCTGCACCGGGGCCAGGCTGCGGCGCAGGATCCGGTCCTCTCCCGCCTGCACGGCTTTGCCACGGTCATCAAACTGCCGCTGACACCGGCGCTGAGGGCAGAGGAGGAACTGGCCGACGCCTTGCAAGAACTCAAGCCGGAAAATTTCCTGCCTTTTACCCATTTCCGG
Proteins encoded:
- a CDS encoding dihydroorotase, with amino-acid sequence MSLLIAGGVVVDPAQGLEEPRDLLLEHGRVAALEPPGVIPREGRRVIDATGLFVCPGLIDMHVHLREPGEEYKETIASGTLAAARGGFTGVACMPNTRPVNDQATVTRFILEQAAKSGRARVYPVGAITLGSKGEALCEYGELKAAGCVALSDDGRPVMNSLVMRRALEYARTFDLPVISHAEDLELRADGVMHEGEVAHRLGLKGIPAAAEEVMVYRDIRLARLAGARLHLAHLSTAGSAAIVREAKMAGLAVTCETAPHYFTLTDEAVAGQGPEALVRPVFDTHAKVNPPLRSRFDREAILAGLADGTIDVIASDHAPHSVLEKDVEFNAAAFGLIGLETSLGLSLRLVHEGVISLSRLVALMSTNPARILGLPGGTLAVGAPGDVTIIDLYRPWTVDVNLFASKSRNCPFHGWLLKGKAVTTILGGEVVWQEE
- a CDS encoding VIT domain-containing protein, yielding MGEMAAAGLATAAGEPVPLRGVAIHVAGRGPAARVTVAQSYVNDEAQPVEAVYTFPLPEEAAVAGFQVEIHGQVLTGRVEEREKCVEDYDAALSRGAGAFMLDQDRPNVFTAYVGNLKPQEEVVLRLTYVTPLTWGPEGLRVAVPTVVSPRYLPPEHVRTLDPAELFHLTPPAVLGPLPYGFTLTLDLTLPGRVAAVECPSHPFRFELADGHLKGAVAGVARMDQDFVLQVRVEGGHEPFCLAAREPDGATVLMVGLNPEFPKSNPRSPLEVIFLVDCSGSMAGESAAQARNALDLCLRALELGDTFNIIAFGSDYQALFPEARPFGEDTLAQANRLVPTLDGHLGGTEVLAPLQAVLAQPPAPGRLREIILLTDGQVGNEAEILTLAKRHRGQAAIYPVGLGRGPNAHFIRSLARVSGGVATLVHPGERLEPVMVRLLEKLATPALNPVEVDWDGLTPELQTPQNLPPLHQGEPLLVLARFAGPAPGRVTVRAGGHTWELMPAAAGEDDVLSLLLAREALRELEDRLLGGRWALSPQEERELKAQILSLSRRYGLLSSLTSFLVVAERPGEEAGDIVMRRIPVALTQGWGGREWVSRSTVKKPRIVYCKLLDVSEKPSAFYEFSHIPVREKKLPTGVDQDEQDFRCLIRAQRVSGFWQLPPWLAQLAGISINKVRKLARQLPLPREEAEQLLATLLAWYLLHTRFQKWQAEWALVAAKAERWLERHNLTPPPPGSEVLPWLIEALAGLLSFSVQ
- a CDS encoding DUF362 domain-containing protein, translated to MPSTVYFMDLRASLKETNFQKFGKLLKALEVKRIIQRKKKRPLIAVKLHFGEKGNTSYIRPNFVRLVVDELWAGGANPFLTDSNTLYIGTRLEAVSHLTTAIENGFAYAVTRAPIIIADGLTGKSEVEVEINQEQFRTVFIAEAIHEAEGLVALSHFKLHEMAGFGGALKNLAMGGASRKGKLAQHSNIAPVVTEKKCTGCGECVVHCAAEAIHINPETEKAVIDPAKCVGCAECISVCPYGNIQIQWNEAIPVFLKKLVEYAYGVLLNKKDRALFINFITQVSPACDCYGFNDFPVVSDIGILASHDPVAIDQASADLVIQAPGLPGGQLKDLSPGSDKFRDIYPQIDWPLQLEYAEKLGLGTREYELVKV
- the tmk gene encoding dTMP kinase, which translates into the protein MGRGFFIVLEGIDGSGKTTQAWLLAEALRLKGYEVVLTREPSDGPLGRWLRRYLAASPRRLSPELELAWFLADRCEHVANLIRPALEQGKIVISDRYYYSSAAYQGARGLDPEAIIVLNEAFAPRPDLVFLLELPVAEALRRRQQSAGVRQLSEAREYLERVQACYERFQGPHLVRLNAALPLQVLHCHVMSLSLTALERAGVSPVAGTWEESP
- a CDS encoding hemerythrin domain-containing protein; protein product: MQPIGPLMAEHRLIERLVQLLAQELERLKSNVAVDPEFAFVDPVFIDMAVDFFRTYADRCHHGKEEDLLFAELAKKALTPEHRRLLEELTQEHVRARELTRGLLEAKKAHLRQEPGALERILEHLEALVALYPRHITAEDRDFFPAAMEYFSPAEKESLLSRMAEFDRQLIHEKYRGIVEAYESRRACQL
- a CDS encoding MerR family transcriptional regulator, which encodes MAEREYSIGELAAQAKVSRRTVRFYVALGLISPPTGRGRGRHYTDRHLEEILAIRTLQDRGLSLAEIQARKETEGLTALLAATGPPELRPELFTKIGLAPGVWLEFCHETAALTPGEMLELARRCREIITSQGRK
- a CDS encoding ferritin family protein: MNEELKTLIEQAIAQEELSHDFYRRMAELVTHQDTKDTFLYLAKEEIEHKHFLEQCLTPQGCPLAGHPQDTKLAEYMQAPLITPEMTPKEALLVAMKREEASYNFYRHLASLQPPGEAKAFLEKMAQVELGHKEKVEYLYDNVAFPEVW